In Aedes albopictus strain Foshan chromosome 3, AalbF5, whole genome shotgun sequence, the following are encoded in one genomic region:
- the LOC109418943 gene encoding chymotrypsin-2-like, which produces MFRLVFVLICLAVGVINAVPTRDERIVGGIPAESGDAPWMVSMRNSFNIHFCGGTLLNRRFVLTAATCMQGRLSSTTMAVVGSRFLNTVAAPYYGLQTITHPQFNQNTLEFNVALFQTIQNVVFTSIVQPIQLNPDFIMAGARGRMFGWGSIESGGGNSNALNFVNLNVIDNDNCRGFLGSDGMRVATSSMCTLNREGQGLCTNDAGGALTLDAHAIGVASWKVPCATGRPDVFVRISAIHGWIISII; this is translated from the exons ATGTTTCGTTTGGTTTTTGTGCTAATCTGCCTAGCGGTAGGCGTCATCAACGCCGTGC CAACTCGCGATGAACGTATCGTTGGGGGAATCCCAGCCGAATCCGGAGACGCGCCGTGGATGGTGTCGATGCGCAACTCGTTCAACATCCACTTCTGCGGAGGAACGCTGCTAAACCGTCGATTTGTTCTAACGGCGGCTACCTGTATGCAGGGTCGACTGTCCAGCACTACGATGGCCGTCGTTGGATCCAGATTCCTGAACACGGTTGCTGCTCCCTATTATGGTTTGCAAACGATCACCCACCCGCAGTTCAACCAGAACACCCTCGAGTTCAACGTGGCGCTGTTCCAAACAATACAGAATGTGGTGTTCACCAGTATTGTTCAGCCGATCCAGCTGAATCCGGACTTCATCATGGCTGGAGCTCGTGGTCGAATGTTCGGTTGGGGTTCAATCGAGAGCGGAGGTGGAAATTCCAATGCACTGAACTTTGTCAACCTGAACGTGATCGATAACGACAACTGCCGTGGATTTTTGGGATCTGATGGAATGCGTGTGGCAACTTCATCCATGTGTACGTTGAACCGTGAAGGACAGGGATTGTGCACC AACGATGCTGGAGGCGCTCTGACTTTGGACGCTCATGCCATCGGTGTCGCATCATGGAAGGTTCCTTGTGCTACTGGTCGTCCCGATGTTTTTGTTCGCATTTCTGCCATTCACGGTTGGATTATCAGCATTATCTGA